From the genome of Leptolyngbyaceae cyanobacterium:
TGATTGGCACATATTGGTTTGGTTTTCCAAAAATGGGGAATTTGAATAAATAAATGCCTTGGTAAAATTGTCCGAGAATTTGTCAATCTCAAGCAAAAATACTCGCTAGAATATGGCAGAGAGATTACGACATATTTTTTGGTGGCCTCGGCTAGTTTTTGCAGGGCTTTTTCGGCGTCTTCGTAAGGTATGTGTTCTAAAACCTGAAAACAGACGATCGCATCAAATTTGTCTTTAGGTAATTCAAAATCGCTGTTTAAATCTAAAATTATATCTGGCTTTAATTCTGGATTTACATCAGCAGTAGTTACTAAATAACCATTTTTCTTCATCAGATCGGAGAAAATTTGATTAAATATTCCTATTTCTAGAATAGTTGTTATTTGATTGCCCAAACTCTTAATTATTCTAACTTGGTTGTAGTAGCTGATCATTCTTTCTTTAGATAAATATTCGTAGC
Proteins encoded in this window:
- a CDS encoding methyltransferase domain-containing protein → MSYEYLSKERMISYYNQVRIIKSLGNQITTILEIGIFNQIFSDLMKKNGYLVTTADVNPELKPDIILDLNSDFELPKDKFDAIVCFQVLEHIPYEDAEKALQKLAEATKKYVVISLPYSSEYFCLRLTNSRTILPRHLFIQIPHFWKTKPICANHCWELGMKGYPKKRFIDTIKKLGLNLKRDYQDPLHPYHWFFAVEKKQ